A region of Oncorhynchus tshawytscha isolate Ot180627B unplaced genomic scaffold, Otsh_v2.0 Un_contig_344_pilon_pilon, whole genome shotgun sequence DNA encodes the following proteins:
- the LOC112240332 gene encoding caspase recruitment domain-containing protein 11-like isoform X2: MVSLAPYTLNTTGNPTLPRPGFETLRQDDCADPYSDVSRSVNLVPYSLVSPQRVQRKRPVLISPNSLARTIIQKILNMGGAMDFNICKPDVLTKEEFLMRQRIEPIISSREKNTNTYEVVSPENIEAVAAKGKHCLMEADVSCVKDLLRREIYPIIIHIKICDKNIRKLRKLPLRVDSEEEFVRVCRSRESWRVFRVSMRVWSLRNGLGLMTSSEW, translated from the exons ATGGTAAGCcttgcaccctacaccctaaacactaCAGGAAACCCAACGCTGCCCAGACCAGGCTTCGAAACCCTGAGACAGGATG actgTGCAGACCCATACAGTGATGTGAGTAGGAGTGTGAACCTGGTTCCGTACAGCCTGGTCTCCCCTCAGCGGGTCCAGAGGAAGAGGCCGGTTCTGATCAGTCCAAACAGTCTGGCCCGGACCATTATTCAGAAGATACTCAACATGGGTGGAGCCATGGACTTCAACATCTGCAAACCAG ATGTCCTAACTAAAGAAGAGTTCTTAATGAGACAGAGGATTGAACCCATCATCTCCTCCAGAGAGAAGAACACCAACACCTACGAGGTTGTCTCTCCTGAGAACATAGAGGCTGTTGCTGCAAAG GGTAAACACTGTTTGATGGAGGCTGACGTGAGCTGTGTTAAAGACCTTTTGAGGAGAGAGATCTACCCAATCATCATCCACATCAAGATCTGTGACAAGAACATCAGGAAGCTAAG GAAGCTGCCCCTTCGTGTGGACAGTGAGGAGGAGTTTGTCAGAGTGTGTCGGagcagagagagctggagagtgtTCCGTGTCTCTATGCGTGTCTGGAGCCTGAGGAATGGGCTGGGCCTGATGACCTCATCAGAGTGGTGA
- the LOC112240332 gene encoding caspase recruitment domain-containing protein 11-like isoform X1 yields the protein MSRASVFITQILQFVSRVDNKYKRMNSSERVRIVSSGNPMLPRPGFETLRQDDCADPYSDVSRSVNLVPYSLVSPQRVQRKRPVLISPNSLARTIIQKILNMGGAMDFNICKPDVLTKEEFLMRQRIEPIISSREKNTNTYEVVSPENIEAVAAKGKHCLMEADVSCVKDLLRREIYPIIIHIKICDKNIRKLRKLPLRVDSEEEFVRVCRSRESWRVFRVSMRVWSLRNGLGLMTSSEW from the exons ATGTCCAGAGCTAGCGTCTTCATCACACAGAtactacag tttgtcAGCAGGGTGGATAATAAGTATAAGCGTATGAACAGCAGTGAGCGTGTTCGCATTGTGAGCTCAGGAAACCCAATGCTGCCCAGACCAGGCTTCGAAACCCTGAGACAGGATG actgTGCAGACCCATACAGTGATGTGAGTAGGAGTGTGAACCTGGTTCCGTACAGCCTGGTCTCCCCTCAGCGGGTCCAGAGGAAGAGGCCGGTTCTGATCAGTCCAAACAGTCTGGCCCGGACCATTATTCAGAAGATACTCAACATGGGTGGAGCCATGGACTTCAACATCTGCAAACCAG ATGTCCTAACTAAAGAAGAGTTCTTAATGAGACAGAGGATTGAACCCATCATCTCCTCCAGAGAGAAGAACACCAACACCTACGAGGTTGTCTCTCCTGAGAACATAGAGGCTGTTGCTGCAAAG GGTAAACACTGTTTGATGGAGGCTGACGTGAGCTGTGTTAAAGACCTTTTGAGGAGAGAGATCTACCCAATCATCATCCACATCAAGATCTGTGACAAGAACATCAGGAAGCTAAG GAAGCTGCCCCTTCGTGTGGACAGTGAGGAGGAGTTTGTCAGAGTGTGTCGGagcagagagagctggagagtgtTCCGTGTCTCTATGCGTGTCTGGAGCCTGAGGAATGGGCTGGGCCTGATGACCTCATCAGAGTGGTGA
- the LOC112240332 gene encoding caspase recruitment domain-containing protein 11-like isoform X3 — translation MLPRPGFETLRQDDCADPYSDVSRSVNLVPYSLVSPQRVQRKRPVLISPNSLARTIIQKILNMGGAMDFNICKPDVLTKEEFLMRQRIEPIISSREKNTNTYEVVSPENIEAVAAKGKHCLMEADVSCVKDLLRREIYPIIIHIKICDKNIRKLRKLPLRVDSEEEFVRVCRSRESWRVFRVSMRVWSLRNGLGLMTSSEW, via the exons ATGCTGCCCAGACCAGGCTTCGAAACCCTGAGACAGGATG actgTGCAGACCCATACAGTGATGTGAGTAGGAGTGTGAACCTGGTTCCGTACAGCCTGGTCTCCCCTCAGCGGGTCCAGAGGAAGAGGCCGGTTCTGATCAGTCCAAACAGTCTGGCCCGGACCATTATTCAGAAGATACTCAACATGGGTGGAGCCATGGACTTCAACATCTGCAAACCAG ATGTCCTAACTAAAGAAGAGTTCTTAATGAGACAGAGGATTGAACCCATCATCTCCTCCAGAGAGAAGAACACCAACACCTACGAGGTTGTCTCTCCTGAGAACATAGAGGCTGTTGCTGCAAAG GGTAAACACTGTTTGATGGAGGCTGACGTGAGCTGTGTTAAAGACCTTTTGAGGAGAGAGATCTACCCAATCATCATCCACATCAAGATCTGTGACAAGAACATCAGGAAGCTAAG GAAGCTGCCCCTTCGTGTGGACAGTGAGGAGGAGTTTGTCAGAGTGTGTCGGagcagagagagctggagagtgtTCCGTGTCTCTATGCGTGTCTGGAGCCTGAGGAATGGGCTGGGCCTGATGACCTCATCAGAGTGGTGA